GAATGAAAGATGGGCTCGATTTTGCCTGCGGCGATTTGTTCGTTGAGCTCCCGCTCATTGTCTTTGAAAATGCGGCCGAACTCACCTTTTCGGTAGGACAGGTAAACTTTGTTTTGTTCGCTTAACGTAACAGCGGCTTCGATGGCACTATTACCGCCGCCGATGACCAGAATGTTTTCATCTTTATATTTGCGCGGGGAATAAAGCCGGTGATAAACATGCCTTTGATCCTCACCGGGAACATTTAGTTTCCGCGGGTTGCCGCGCTGCCCGGTTGCCAAAACAACCCGTTTGCTGCGGTATTCGCCTTTGCTTGTTTTAACGTGAAAAATACCGTCTTTTTTCTCGACCGTGTCAACGCCTTCCTCTTTGCGAATATCGATTTTATTTTCATCAACAATTTGATGCCATTTCTTAATCAAGTCTTCTTTAGTGGCGCCGTCCAGCCAGAGTTTGCCTTTGGCTGGCTGAGTGTCCGGCTCGGCGTACACCCATTTGCCCTCAGGAAAGTTCTCGATTGTGTTGGCGATTTTCTCTTTTTCCAAAACCACGGATTTCATGCCGCGCTCTTTTGCCTGCAACGCGGCATTCAACCCGGCAGCACCTCCGCCGATGATAACGACATCAATCAAGTCGCCATCTCCCCCACCAATTGCACCGGGGAGGGTTGCAATATGCTCGATCACATCGTGGCCCTGAGCCATCGCGTATTTGATCACGGGCGCGCCTGCCAAATCACCGATGATAAACAAACCGGGGATATTGCTTTCGTTATGTTTTTTTAAAAACGGACGCTCGTTCTGGCTGCTGCCCGAATGCAGGATGTCGATGATTTTTTTTCTGAATTGAGTTAAAAAGGATTTTTGTTTGGGCATTTTCTAACCTTCATCCTCAGTCTTTCAGTTTATTCGAAAATTCTTTTTTCAGCTTCCGAATCTTCGGGTCAATCACCAATCGGCAATAAGGCTGATTAGGATTTAACTTGTAATAGTCCTGATGATATTCCTCAGCATTATAAAATTTATCTAATCGTGAGATTTCCGTGACAATTGGGTCCGGCCAGAGGTCGGAGGCGCCGGTTTTCGCTTTTGATTTTTCGGCGATTTCTTTCTGTTCCTCGCTGTCATAAAAAATCGCTGAACGATATTGGGTTCCTAGGTCGGCACCCTGGCGGTTCAAAGTTGTCGGGTCATGAGTGCGCCAGAAGACATACAGCAAATCTTCAAACGAAATCACTGCGGGATCAAATATGATTTGGGCAACTTCGGCGTGGCCGGTGGTGCCAGTGCAGATCTGTTCATAGGTTGGATTTTCAACTTGCCCGCCGGTATAACCGGAGACCACACTTTGTACGCCTTTCAAATTTTGAAAGACCGCTTCAATGCACCAAAAGCAGCCGGCGCCGAGGGTTATTGTTTCGAGTTCTTCGGACATCTCTACTCCTATAATTTCAATTTTAAGTGAACATCGAGCATCGGGGGATTTCCTATGTCCGCTCTACCTCCGACTGCATTTGCGGTTCTAACTGAGCCCCGCAGCCGGAACATTTCTTCGCGCTCGGATGATTAGTGTTGCCGCATTTTTCACACAGTACCGGTGCGTGCGTAGTCGGTACTTTGACGAAACCTGCGGGAATCTCGCCTTCGCTGGTCAGAACGGGTCGGGTTAGTACGTAAATGTAACCGAAAACGCTAAAGAAAAACCCGATGAAATAATGTGTAATCGGAGGCAGCCCTTTTGAGATGGCGGCGGAACCGCTGAGGCCGCTGAAAATCAGGGCAATTAAAATATAGGATCCGAAAAGAAACCAGCCGCTGCTGATTCCTCCCTGCGCGGTGCCTGTCGCTTCCATGTTTTCTTGAAACAGAGCGGATTTCGGCTGCAGCTCTGCAAAATATTTTTCCTGATTGTTCATAAACGAATCGACCATAGTGTATTTTAAAGGCACGCGTCTGCCGCGCACCATCAGGGTGACGTCGTCTCTGGAGACGGGGACGTTGCAGATGATGCAGCGCTCACCCTTTTTGGGTGGCATGGACTTATACTGTGTCTGCGGTTCTTGGGCAAGTGAACTGGAATTGGCGATTAAAACAAGGGATAGAAAACCAGTGGTTAAAATCAACTTCGAGGCATGCATTTTTCCTCCCAAGGCTTTGCGATTGGTCAAATAAGTTTTGGTTGAATGCAGAAGAGGACGAACTAAGATCCGATTTAATATAAAAAAATGTTGACCGCTTTGCAAGTAGATAATGGCAAAACAAATGTAAGCTAAAGCTTGAACTCCAAACTTAAGCGGAGGGCGACCCCGTCCCGACTTTCCTTCAGGAAGAATATAATAATGAAATCGGGACGGAGGCGCCCGGAGCCCGCGCAGGACCCCGCACCCCGTTGGATAGATTAAATCAAGTAGATATTCTTAGCCTATGGCTGCCTAAAACAGCATTGGATGAATTTTAATCGAAACGGGCGTTTATCCAACGGGGGAGGAGGCCGGAGCGGCCCAAAAAACAAGCAAAAGAACTCCCGACGTCGCAAATATTACATAATATTTGCTTGCATATTTTTTGACAGTTTTTTATATTACGAATTACTAATTTGTAACCGGTAGTTTTTTCATATCCTTTTAACCCGCCATTTCCCTGTTTCTAATTTGGAGGAAGAAAAACATGTTAGATTGGCTGCCGCCGAACATCTCGACCGTTGGAGGTGAAATCGACAAATTCTTTTATGTGATTTACTACATTACTGCGGTGGTCTTCTTTTTGGTTGCCGGGACGATGATTTACTTCCTGATTCGCTACCGTTATAAAGAGGGCCGGGAGGTAAAGTATACGCACGGCAACACTACGCTGGAGATTATTTGGACAGTTGTTACGCTTGTAGCGTTGATTGTACTGGCCCTGGTTAGCAAACCTCTCTGGAGTAAAATCAAACAAGAGCTCCCGCCGTCGAGCACAGTTGTGCAGGTAACCGGCAAGCAGTTCAATTGGGAAATACTTTACCCGGGACCGGACGGCATGTTCGGTACAGAAGACGATTATCAGATCGACAATCTTTTGCACGTCCCGGTGAATCAAGTTGTTCATATTAAATTAAAAGCACTTGACGTCATCCACAGTTTTTTTGTGCCTGTGTTACGGTTGAAACAAGACGCGTTACCGGGAAGAGAAATCATGATGTGGTTTGAGGCCACTAAGCCGGGTGAATACGAAATTCCCTGTGCCGAGCTTTGCGGGTTTGGTCACTCCGGTATGCTGGGTAAGCTCATCGTGCACAGCGCGGAGGATTATGATGCCTGGGTTAAATCGACCTGGCCGGAAAATTGATATCCTGCCAAAATGTTAATAAAAGGAGGAACTTCATGCTTCGATGGAGCCTGTCCTGCCTGTGCCGATTTTATCGGGTAGGTCGGATGAGAGATTCAGCATGAAGTGTTTTAATCTTGATAATTAAAATGAGGAAACGAATATGAGCGAGGCAGCAGCCGTAAAAGATACGCACATCGAGCATGCGCATCACGGGTTCCTTAAAACGTATATTTTTTCCACCGATCATAAAATGATCGCTAAACAGTTTTTACTCCTCGGGCTTCTTATGCTCATGCTCGGAGGTGGGTTGGTCATGTTAGTACGCTGGCAGTTAGCTTATCCGGATCAACCTTTACCGCTGATCGGCGTTTCGGACCAATATATGGAAACTGGCGAAGCACAAACGGCAGCGGATCGTTACTGGGATGAGCAGTTCGAGAAACCCGAAGAAGAGCAAAGCTGGATAGCGAAAAGAATGCCTGCAGGCGTGATTTCTCCAAACTTTTATAATACACTTTTTACCATGCACGCCACGATTATGATTTTCTTTGTGGTCATGCCGATTCTCGTCGGCTGCTTTGGCAACTTCCTCATACCACTCATGATCGGCACACGCGACATGGCCTTCCCGCTGCTTAATATGCTGTCTTTTTGGGTGGCGGTTGTTTCGGGTGTGATCATACTTATCGGATTTTTCGTTCCCGGCGGCCACGCCGCATCCGGTTGGACCGCTTACGCGCCGCTTTCAGCGGATCCGACCTGGACCGGCGTTGACTGGGGACAAAATCTCTGGTGTTTCAGCCTGATCTTTCTGGGTATTTCTTCGATGATGGGGTCGATAAATTATATCACGACAATAATTAATATGCGCGCCCCGGGAATGACGTTTATGCGGCTGCCGCTGACTATTTGGTCGCTTTTTATTGTGGCCATTCTGCTGCTCCTGGCTTTACCGGTGCTGACATCCGCTCTTGCGCTGCTGCTTTTCGATCGCATGGCTGGCACCAGCTTCTTTAATGCTTCCGGCGGCGGTGACCCCCTTCTTTGGCAGCATCTTTTCTGGTTCTTCGGCCATCCGGAAGTTTATGTCTTAATTCTGCCGGCCATGGGAATTGGCTCGGAAATTCTTTCGGTGTTTTCTCGCAAACCGATCTTTGGCTACCATGCCATGGTCTATGCGATGGTTTCAATCGCAGGGCTGGGCTGGATTGTCTGGGGGCATCACATGTTTCAAAGCGGCATGAATCCGGCCCTGGGAACAACTTTCATGATTTCCACAATGGTGATCGCAGTTCCCTCAGCCATTAAAACCTTCAATTGGCTGGGAACACTCTGGGGCGGTAATATTCAGTTTACCGTTCCCATGCTGAATGCCCTCGCCTTTGTTTCGATGTTTGTTATCGGCGGACTTTCCGGTATTTATATGGCCTCCACACCGGTTGACATTTTTATTCACGACACATATTATATCGTGGCGCACATCCATTATGTGGTCTTTGGCGGCAGCCTTTTCGGTATCTTTGCCGCAATTACTTTTTGGTTTCCCAAAATGTTTGGCCGCATGATGAACAACACGCTCGGAAAAATTCACTTTGGGTTGACTTTCATAGCCTTTAACTGCACGTTCTTCCCAATGCATATTCTCGGCGTTGGCGGTCACATGCGCAGAATTGCCAACCCGTTACAGTACGAATTTTTACAGCAGTTCGAAGGGATGAATATTTTTATCACCATGAGCGCATTTACCCTTGGAATGGTCCAGCTTATTTTCATATTTAATGTCTTTTACAGCATGTTCAGGGGTAAAAAAGCTGAAGATAATCCATGGAAAGCGAATACAGTTGATTGGACGGCGCCGACACCGCCGCCTCACGGAAATTTCGTAGAGGTCCCGACGGTTTATCACGGGCCGTACGAATACAACGCTCCCGGAATTGATGAGGATTATTTGCCGCAAACAAGTCAAGCGACGATAGCGACCGACGGTAATGGAAAGAAGTAAAGCCGATCTATCACAACGCAATCGAAGGCTTTCTTTTATCTTGATTGGCGTTTTGCTCCTCTTGGTTTTAATAACTGTGGTTACTGTGATCACCAAAAACTGATGGGAAGTGCAGCGGAGGAAAGAGCCGATGACCTGACGATAGAAAAAGATGTTGGGCAAGGCCTGCCGCCGATTTTGGATGATGACGCATTCGGCAACGGCAACGGATCAAATGGTGGAGATTCTGACAGACCCATAAATAGTGCCGTTTTGGCCATGCTGCTGTTCATCGGCGCTGAACTGATGTTCTTTGCAGGTATCATCGGGGCCTTTATCGTGCTGCGGTTTGGAGCAAGTGACTGGCCTCCTCCCGGGCAGCCGAGGCTGCCGGTGGTCGTCACGGGAATAAACACCGCGATTCTTCTTTTCAGCGGCCTGACAATGTTTAAAACCAAAAGGCTGCTGAAAGACTGGCACCGGGAAAAGATTTTGCAGGGCTTGACAATTACGGTTTTACTCGGCGCCCTTTTCTTAGCCGTGCAAGGATTTGAATGGACACGGTTACTCGGATTCGGTTTCACTTTATCTTCGAATATTTATGGAACGGTTTTTTATACGCTCATTGGGTGTCATGCTTTGCACGTTTTGGGCGCAGTGATTTGGTTAACGATTGTGGTTTCAAGGCTTAGAATGAATCCACCGGCTTACAACGCAAACAATCATGTCGGAATTAAGCTTTCGGGAATGTACTGGTATTTAGTTGTGGCGCTCTGGCCGGTGCTTTACGGTTTGGTTTATTTTAATTAGGCAAGTCTTATGTTCTTAGTAAAAAAAAATCATCGCGTGCAGTCGTTGCGAGCGACCCCTTCGCCTGTGCTCAGGGCAGGCTCTGGAAGCGAAGCAATCTCCTTGCTCAATATTGGAAGATTGCTTCGTCGCTTCATTCCTCGCAAAGACGGTCTTTTTTTAATTGCAGTTACCTTTCTAATCAGCATAACCGCACCAGCCTTGCACGCCTGCCCCGGCTGCGGAGCCGCTCTCAACGGCGAAATTAGCCACGGATTTAATTTAAGCGTTTTGTACATGATGGCGATGCCGTTTATCGTCTTTGGCGGTGTTGCAATCGGAATTGTTTACATTACAAGGCAAAGTCAAACTAAAACAAATCTGAATCAAATTTCCATAGTAAAAAAGGAGGAAGAAAATTGAGTCAAGCAACCCTAGTAGTTGACCCGGCAGAATCGCCCCTAACTCCGGAAAGCTGGGGAAAACTGGGAATGTGGGTTTTCCTCGCCGGTGACGCTATGTCCTTTGGCGCACTTCTGGCAGGATACGGCGCCATTCGTGCCGGCAGTGTGGATTGGCCAGTCCCAGCAGAGGTACTCGGTATTTCTCTCACTGCATTCATGACCTTCCTGTTGATTTGCAGTAGCCTCACCATGGTGAAAGGTCTTTCGGCAATTAAAAGAGGTGATCAAAAGAGGCTGGTAACTTTTCTGGGTCTGACGATTCTCGGGGGAGTCATCTTCCTGGGCTGCCAGGCATATGAATGGACCCACCTAATTCATGAAGGTCTGGAATTCACCACTAATCCATATGGCAACTACCTTTTCGGCACAACCTTTTTCGCGATTACAGGTTTCCACGGCGCTCACGTTACCGCGGGTGTTATTTATCTTACTATCGTTGTTATCAGAGGTCTGAGAGGTAAGTATTCGGCAGAGAATTGCAACGGCGTTGAAATTCTCGGGCTTTATTGGCACTTTGTTGATTTGGTCTGGATCCTGGTTTTTACATTTCTTTACTTAATTTAAATCTTTGAGGAGATTCGAATGTCTGACCACAAAGAACCAAACTACATAGGCGTTTTCTATTTGCTGGCAGGTTTAACCGCTTTGGAAGTAGGCGTCATTTTTGTGCCGATTGCAAAACTCATTATCGCAATTGCACTCATTGGCATGGCACTTGTCAAAGCCGCTCTGGTGGCATTATATTTCATGCACTTGAAATTCGAAAAGCGAACTTTGGGAATCATTGCCCTGACGCCGCTGATTCTTTGTACTTTGTTGATTGTTTCCCTGCTGCCGGATCTAACCGGAACGCCACACGAATCGGAACGCAAAGAATCCGCTCAAATCGAAAATGTCGAGCAGGTTGCGGATGCAAGTGACTCAGCAAACGAGTAATATGAACAGTCCTTATAACATTTGGCTGCACCGTTTTGCTAAATTGGTTGCGGCCTCTACTTTTATATTGATTTTCATCGGTGGTTTGGTGACCAGCACGGGCTCCGGACTGGCAGTCCCAGACTGGCCAAACACTTACGGCCAGTTTATGTTCTCATTCCCTCTGTCAAAAATGGTTGGCGGAATTTTATACGAACACGGTCATCGCATGATTGCTTCAATTGTTGGTTTTCTAACCGTGATTTTAGCAGTTTGGCTGTGGTTGAAAGAACCCCGGCGTTGGGTCAAATGGTTTGGCGTTGGCGCGCTTTTGGCAGTGATTGTTCAAGGGGTCCTCGGCGGCCTGACCGTGCTCTTCTTACTGCCAACCCCAATTTCTGTGTTGCACGGCACGCTTGCGCAAATCTTTTTTTGCATGACAATTTGCCTGGCGATTTTTACATCTAAAAGTTGGCTTGAAAAAGAACCCAATTTAGCAGACACACAAAAACCAAACTTGCAAGATTTAGCGTTGCTGTCAATAGGAGTAGTTTTCCTACAGCTCATTCTCGGCGCAATTATGCGGCACACAGGTTCCGGATTAGCGATTCCGGATTTTCCCCTGGCGTTTGGAAAAATCATTCCGCCGATTCACTCTCAGCAA
This genomic interval from candidate division KSB1 bacterium contains the following:
- the msrA gene encoding peptide-methionine (S)-S-oxide reductase MsrA codes for the protein MSEELETITLGAGCFWCIEAVFQNLKGVQSVVSGYTGGQVENPTYEQICTGTTGHAEVAQIIFDPAVISFEDLLYVFWRTHDPTTLNRQGADLGTQYRSAIFYDSEEQKEIAEKSKAKTGASDLWPDPIVTEISRLDKFYNAEEYHQDYYKLNPNQPYCRLVIDPKIRKLKKEFSNKLKD
- a CDS encoding zinc finger Ran-binding domain-containing family 2 protein, with product MHASKLILTTGFLSLVLIANSSSLAQEPQTQYKSMPPKKGERCIICNVPVSRDDVTLMVRGRRVPLKYTMVDSFMNNQEKYFAELQPKSALFQENMEATGTAQGGISSGWFLFGSYILIALIFSGLSGSAAISKGLPPITHYFIGFFFSVFGYIYVLTRPVLTSEGEIPAGFVKVPTTHAPVLCEKCGNTNHPSAKKCSGCGAQLEPQMQSEVERT
- the coxB gene encoding cytochrome c oxidase subunit II, translating into MLDWLPPNISTVGGEIDKFFYVIYYITAVVFFLVAGTMIYFLIRYRYKEGREVKYTHGNTTLEIIWTVVTLVALIVLALVSKPLWSKIKQELPPSSTVVQVTGKQFNWEILYPGPDGMFGTEDDYQIDNLLHVPVNQVVHIKLKALDVIHSFFVPVLRLKQDALPGREIMMWFEATKPGEYEIPCAELCGFGHSGMLGKLIVHSAEDYDAWVKSTWPEN
- a CDS encoding cbb3-type cytochrome c oxidase subunit I gives rise to the protein MSEAAAVKDTHIEHAHHGFLKTYIFSTDHKMIAKQFLLLGLLMLMLGGGLVMLVRWQLAYPDQPLPLIGVSDQYMETGEAQTAADRYWDEQFEKPEEEQSWIAKRMPAGVISPNFYNTLFTMHATIMIFFVVMPILVGCFGNFLIPLMIGTRDMAFPLLNMLSFWVAVVSGVIILIGFFVPGGHAASGWTAYAPLSADPTWTGVDWGQNLWCFSLIFLGISSMMGSINYITTIINMRAPGMTFMRLPLTIWSLFIVAILLLLALPVLTSALALLLFDRMAGTSFFNASGGGDPLLWQHLFWFFGHPEVYVLILPAMGIGSEILSVFSRKPIFGYHAMVYAMVSIAGLGWIVWGHHMFQSGMNPALGTTFMISTMVIAVPSAIKTFNWLGTLWGGNIQFTVPMLNALAFVSMFVIGGLSGIYMASTPVDIFIHDTYYIVAHIHYVVFGGSLFGIFAAITFWFPKMFGRMMNNTLGKIHFGLTFIAFNCTFFPMHILGVGGHMRRIANPLQYEFLQQFEGMNIFITMSAFTLGMVQLIFIFNVFYSMFRGKKAEDNPWKANTVDWTAPTPPPHGNFVEVPTVYHGPYEYNAPGIDEDYLPQTSQATIATDGNGKK
- a CDS encoding heme-copper oxidase subunit III, whose product is MGSAAEERADDLTIEKDVGQGLPPILDDDAFGNGNGSNGGDSDRPINSAVLAMLLFIGAELMFFAGIIGAFIVLRFGASDWPPPGQPRLPVVVTGINTAILLFSGLTMFKTKRLLKDWHREKILQGLTITVLLGALFLAVQGFEWTRLLGFGFTLSSNIYGTVFYTLIGCHALHVLGAVIWLTIVVSRLRMNPPAYNANNHVGIKLSGMYWYLVVALWPVLYGLVYFN
- a CDS encoding cytochrome c oxidase subunit 3, coding for MWVFLAGDAMSFGALLAGYGAIRAGSVDWPVPAEVLGISLTAFMTFLLICSSLTMVKGLSAIKRGDQKRLVTFLGLTILGGVIFLGCQAYEWTHLIHEGLEFTTNPYGNYLFGTTFFAITGFHGAHVTAGVIYLTIVVIRGLRGKYSAENCNGVEILGLYWHFVDLVWILVFTFLYLI
- a CDS encoding cytochrome C oxidase subunit IV family protein, producing MSDHKEPNYIGVFYLLAGLTALEVGVIFVPIAKLIIAIALIGMALVKAALVALYFMHLKFEKRTLGIIALTPLILCTLLIVSLLPDLTGTPHESERKESAQIENVEQVADASDSANE
- a CDS encoding heme A synthase; this encodes MNSPYNIWLHRFAKLVAASTFILIFIGGLVTSTGSGLAVPDWPNTYGQFMFSFPLSKMVGGILYEHGHRMIASIVGFLTVILAVWLWLKEPRRWVKWFGVGALLAVIVQGVLGGLTVLFLLPTPISVLHGTLAQIFFCMTICLAIFTSKSWLEKEPNLADTQKPNLQDLALLSIGVVFLQLILGAIMRHTGSGLAIPDFPLAFGKIIPPIHSQQVAIHFLHRIGAVLVSISVTWTCFRIFRSHRNQPALVRTAGVLLSSLVLQILLAGITIWTKKAVIPTTAHVATGAFILGTSLFLTLQIQMLFKAQKKEMAENFLVEQTT